The following proteins are encoded in a genomic region of Lytechinus variegatus isolate NC3 chromosome 7, Lvar_3.0, whole genome shotgun sequence:
- the LOC121418175 gene encoding pecanex-like protein 4 has protein sequence MGQEVPLLNEYKQDFFWKRFPQTLLGGPKLKLGFSAPAYVYINQVTLFLLPWLLGGLFTILVEFNVLEAYIAYYVYGGSMVIYVLAAQLISLIVQRRADTVAAFQNTNVLAEEDEVEFDSCCGYETFQYVVPLKRWKINILLHALVSGLMGGLGFWYLLPSVLNPLFNNVGATVVLFIFGWLTICIAQYPLSTGSPPEPASFRAIDTLELLPLLRPCYVLICLFVHLAWSFDPSALLLSNQILHVVFIFLPVLWCLGILPPIDALVLWLMEQTLVHFLGGSPMAGDLRCCLMFVISVIISVIANFIPTPLAIIVFSACLGYILSLDLSILANQVMAFMKRCFQKPTNHSPSHKKKTSPEQDAHEADTKVNDTGLGWRFGWRELLINTCMVSVVGAVSGVCVHFSSSVAPSVVRGLGYAVISLMMLVKIMGSCQQVFIFWGMLRNKLYPDSITSTQKYSSRKRKLYRLGLIKRFLVDLICPFIMEAYLGLILVYTGLSIPSFWFAVGAVYSLRRIWQHTRSSLLDVSILHVLLELRLYGGLTYVSWWPTDFGLQLILIGFLHSWICQSLHKVYCYLTILITSYTIEKQRRKSSLPLIVISIILFPIVLATIMASSILSAPVLPLFTLPILLIGFPRPLRSWPGAVGAAANVCADTVYYKQLERSLRGVLRRAVATGSLGEISPGSFLLLRFQDRMAWLQVLECGYGFMTVSLKGMELQETSCHTVEAARLDDIFEAAFSHPKEKFPVCSLNQYPLHTLTPVDAQPVDTYSDARNVLTGIIDSPYTLEMVDSCFIKTLVWLLVRHNCAKRKDLPTPSSTNSDFNAGNINGRGSVSSRTRLVQTNRIVSVSEDSGRAESIQSKPMSSQANKHGQTKRKSLVGSWHSLDSWDDDPLELEVMNAKPKLNSSANKKEAQVLKEPAGLPGAISDISDDEVDGVDDLLNEFEFGLPAVDIHAPKKTTLATKNSPFAQRKINLNTSAQFSSPHSSKLSLPLKWREIPLDQSLLAPLLQKFPLEWYKHVIAQLGIESNKSPGDTAAEISSDEALTTMYANLVMACYGIVNVFGLGGVSAVAAGASHVYKVYSGDIPWSMNQEWLTSDEELHAIVLQAYRFAFKLAYDQTVLGEASDLDEIVEYLQEYESEWYMGRDTDAEWVEAVQNNKPRLFSLIYDANENTYNGRVLSRQPVVVHIGKLNSEMVRSLWSSLSLELFYFTNDDEERYSIQAHPVILRNLTVQAADPPLGYPIYASEPLSIPTW, from the exons AGCAGGATTTCTTCTGGAAGAGGTTCCCACAAACCCTTCTTGGTGGTCCCAAGCTCAAGCTTGGTTTCTCTGCACCAGCCTATGTCTACATCAACCAAGTCACACTATTCCTCCTGCCATGGCTCCTGGGAGGCTTGTTCACCATCCTGGTGGAGTTTAATGTCCTGGAGGCTTACATCGCTTACTATGTCTACGGGGGCTCCATGGTGATATACGTGCTAGCTGCACAGCTGATTAGCCTGATCGTCCAGCGAAGGGCAGACACGGTGGCCGCTTTTCAGAACACCAACGTCCTTGCTGAAGAAGACGAAGTTGAGTTTGATTCCTGCTGTGGGTACGAGACATTTCAGTACGTTGTGCCTCTGAAGCGATGGAAGATCAACATACTCCTGCATGCACTGGTATCAGGGTTGATGGGCGGGCTGGGATTCTGGTATCTTCTGCCTTCTGTTCTGAATCCCCTTTTCAATAATGTTGGAGCCACGGTTGTGCTCTTCATATTTGGATGGTTAACAATCTGCATAGCACAGTATCCTTTGAGCACAGGGTCACCTCCGGAACCTGCATCATTTAGAGCTATTGATACCCTGGAATTGCTTCCACTGTTGAGACCTTGCTATGTCCTTATCTGCTTGTTTGTTCATCTTGCTTGGAG CTTTGACCCATCTGCACTCCTCTTGTCCAACCAAATTCTCCACGTTGTCTTCATCTTTCTACCTGTGCTATGGTGTTTGGGTATCTTGCCTCCCATTGATGCTCTTGTTCTATGGCTCATGGAGCAGACCCTTGTCCATTTCCTTGGTGGATCACCCATGGCTGGAGACCTCAG GTGCTGCCTCATGTTCGTGATCTCTGTCATCATCTCCGTGATTGCTAATTTCATCCCGACCCCTCTTGCAATTATCGTCTTCTCTGCATGCCTAGGATACATTCTATCCCTCGACCTCAGTATCCTGGCCAATCAGGTAATGGCTTTCATGAAGCGATGTTTCCAAAAACCAACCAATCACAGCCCATCACATAAGAAGAAAACCAGTCCTGAACAAGATGCTCATGAAGCCGACACCAAAGTAAATGACACAGGGCTGGGATGGAGGTTTGGATGGCGAGAACTACTAATCAACACCTGTATGGTGTCAGTCGTAGGAGCTGTCTCAGGAGTCTGCGTGCATTTCAGTTCCTCAGTAGCGCCTTCTGTTGTCAGAGGTCTTGGCTATGCTGTCATATCATTAATGATGCTTGTTAAGATCATGGGCAGCTGCCAGCAAGTGTTCATATTTTGGGGAATGCTTAGAAACAAACTCTACCCAGACTCGATCACCAGCACACAGAAATACAGCAGCAGGAAAAGAAAGCTGTACAGACTTGGCTTGATAAAGAGATTCCTAGTTGATTTGA TTTGTCCTTTCATCATGGAAGCATATCTTGGACTCATATTGGTCTATACTGGGCTTTCAATACCATCTTTCTGGTTTGCAGTTGGAGCTGTTTATTCATTACGCAGG ATATGGCAGCATACAAGGAGTTCTTTATTAGATGTGTCTATCCTTCACGTACTGCTTGAGCTGCGTCTGTACGGTGGACTGACTTATGTTTCCTGGTGGCCTACCGACTTTGGTCTTCAGCTGATCCTAATTGGTTTTCTACACTCTTGGATCTGTCAAAGCCTGCACAAGGTCTACTGTTACCTGACCATCCTCATCACGTCCTACACCATCGAGAAGCAACGGAGGAAGTCGTCCCTCCCGCTTATCGTCATCTCCATCATTCTCTTTCCAATTGTCTTGGCAACCATAATGGCTTCCAGTATCCTGTCGGCCCCTGTATTACCCCTCTTCACCCTGCCGATCTTGCTCATTGGGTTCCCAAGACCACTCAGGTCATGGCCTGGAGCGGTTGGTGCAGCTGCCAATGTCTGTGCAGATACTGTATATTACAAGCAGCTGGAGAGAAGCCTTAGAGGAGTACTCAGGAGAGCAGTGGCCACAGGCAGTTTGG GTGAGATCTCACCAGGATCATTCCTCCTACTGCGGTTTCAGGATCGCATGGCGTGGCTTCAGGTCTTAGAATGTGGTTATGGCTTCATGACCGTCAGTCTGAAGGGAATGGAGCTGCAGGAGACCTCATGCCACACAGTGGAGGCAGCCCGTCTGGACGACATCTTTGAGGCAGCTTTCTCTCATCCGAAGGAGAAGTTCCCAGTGTGTTCCCTCAACCAGTACCCCTTGCACACCTTGACTCCAGTGGATGCGCAGCCTGTGGACACCTACTCAGATGCTAGAAATGTTTTGACTGGCATCATAGACTCCCCGTACACTTTAGAGATGGTTGATTCTTGTTTTATCAAAACCCTTGTGTGGCTGCTGGTGAGACATAACTGTGCCAAAAGAAAAGACCTACCCACTCCCTCATCAACTAATTCAGATTTCAATGCGGGTAATATTAATGGAAGAGGAAGCGTAAGTAGTAGAACAAGACTTGTGCAGACGAATAGAATCGTCAGTGTCAGTGAAGACAGTGGACGAGCTGAGTCAATACAGTCTAAACCTATGAGCAGTCAGGCCAATAAGCATGGTCAGACAAAGAGGAAGTCTTTAGTAGGTTCTTGGCATAGCCTTGATAGTTGGGATGATGATCCCCTAGAGCTCGAAGTAATGAACGCCAAACCCAAATTAAATTCAAGTGCAAATAAGAAGGAAGCTCAGGTACTCAAGGAACCTGCTGGCCTCCCTGGTGCAATCTCAGACATTTCAGATGATGAAGTGGATGGAGTCGATGATCTTctgaatgaatttgaatttggtTTGCCTGCAGTGGACATCCATGCTCCTAAGAAGACAACCCTTGCAACCAAGAACAGTCCTTTCGCCCAAAGAAAGATAAATCTGAACACATCTGCTCAGTTCTCGTCTCCTCACTCGTCCAAGTTAAGCTTACCCCTCAAATGGCGGGAGATCCCCCTCGACCAGAGCCTCCTAGCCCCTCTCCTGCAGAAGTTCCCACTTGAATGGTACAAGCATGTCATCGCTCAGCTTGGGATCGAGTCCAACAAGTCTCCTGGGGACACTGCAGCAGAGATATCATCAGATGAAGCCCTGACTACCATGTATGCCAACCTGGTCATGGCTTGCTATGGCATCGTCAATGTCTTTGGACTGGGAGGAGTGTCGGCAGTAGCGGCCGGAGCTAGTCATGTCTACAAGGTGTATTCAGGTGATATCCCGTGGTCCATGAACCAGGAGTGGCTGACATCTGATGAAGAACTCCATGCAATCGTGTTGCAGGCATACAG GTTTGCTTTCAAGTTGGCTTATGACCAGACTGTCCTTGGTGAAGCCTCAGACCTTGATGAAATCGTTGAATACCTTCAGGAGTATGAGAGCGAGTGGTACATGGGAAGAGATACTGATGCAGAATGGGTAGAAGCTGTCCAGAACAATAAACCAAGGCTCTTCTCACTCATCTATGATGCCAATGAA